One Obesumbacterium proteus DNA window includes the following coding sequences:
- a CDS encoding YfgG family protein — MNIHKLKRRTNVHMTKIVLLISFFILIGRLVYASFGAISHHQDKKENATPAPTEQSQPLQMNTPEASPADKKGA; from the coding sequence ATGAATATTCATAAATTAAAACGACGTACTAACGTCCACATGACCAAAATTGTATTGCTAATCAGCTTCTTTATTTTGATTGGCCGCTTGGTTTATGCCTCTTTTGGTGCGATATCCCATCATCAGGATAAAAAAGAAAACGCCACGCCTGCGCCAACTGAACAATCTCAGCCTCTGCAGATGAACACCCCAGAAGCATCGCCAGCGGATAAAAAAGGGGCATAA
- a CDS encoding methylated-DNA--[protein]-cysteine S-methyltransferase, whose protein sequence is MMNYSQFKTPQGQMFILFDDNSVHGVYFEGQKYLPDFSQHQELNHHPVLEGARQQLQAYFSGESDNFDFPLAVRGTPFQQAVWQALSEIPCGETCTYMAVALKVGNPKGVRAVAQAIGHNPWSVVIPCHRVIGSSGKLTGYAGGIDRKAWLLKREGADITL, encoded by the coding sequence ATGATGAATTACAGCCAGTTTAAAACGCCGCAGGGCCAGATGTTTATCTTGTTTGATGATAACAGCGTGCACGGCGTCTATTTTGAGGGGCAAAAATACCTGCCTGATTTTAGTCAGCATCAGGAACTCAATCATCATCCCGTGCTTGAGGGTGCGCGTCAGCAGCTACAGGCTTATTTTTCCGGTGAAAGCGATAACTTTGACTTTCCACTGGCGGTGCGTGGCACACCATTCCAACAGGCCGTATGGCAGGCGTTAAGCGAAATCCCGTGCGGTGAAACCTGCACCTACATGGCCGTGGCGTTAAAAGTGGGTAATCCCAAAGGCGTGCGCGCCGTTGCTCAGGCCATTGGGCATAATCCGTGGTCGGTTGTGATCCCATGCCATCGCGTGATTGGCTCCTCGGGAAAATTGACCGGCTACGCGGGCGGCATCGATAGAAAAGCCTGGCTTTTGAAGCGAGAAGGAGCCGATATTACGCTTTAG
- the mgtE gene encoding magnesium transporter, producing the protein MPVIAKNSVKQRAEDRFRILQLLLNNKSLSEGILGKLEDPSQLNNPELLDQTVEIKTLVNKLPAPDLADTLEALPAEERHALWRLVGKEKRGKTLVEASESVWDSLIDEMSDKELLKALQSLDIDEQVYLGQYLPRNLMGRLLTSMEPEQRAQVREVIRYGKHTVGAIMDFEIITVRPDISLATVQRFLRMRGTIPLNTDKLFVTDRTNRLLGELSLTTVLLNKPEALVGEVMDKDPATFDPEDNDEDAARTFERDDLLSAAVVDGKGKLMGRLTIEDIVDVVYEESDTDLRRMGGLSAEEDVFAPVTKAVKTRWAWLAINLCTAFVASRVIGLFEHTISQLVALAALMPIVAGIGGNTGNQTITMIVRALALQHIQAGNVSFLLLRELGVALINGVVWGGIMGIVTFLLYHNAAMGGVMTLAMVLNLLMAALMGVIIPMTMMRFGRDPAVGSSVLITAITDTGGFFIFLGLATLFLL; encoded by the coding sequence ATGCCCGTCATTGCAAAAAATAGCGTCAAACAGCGCGCAGAAGATCGCTTCCGCATCCTCCAGTTATTACTCAATAATAAATCGTTGTCTGAAGGGATACTCGGCAAGCTTGAAGACCCCTCGCAGCTCAACAATCCCGAACTTCTCGACCAGACCGTTGAAATAAAAACGCTGGTAAATAAACTTCCTGCGCCCGATCTGGCTGATACGCTAGAAGCACTCCCCGCAGAAGAAAGACATGCATTATGGCGTCTGGTTGGAAAAGAAAAGCGCGGCAAAACGCTGGTTGAAGCCTCAGAAAGCGTCTGGGATAGCCTGATCGACGAGATGAGTGACAAAGAGTTACTCAAGGCCCTGCAATCGCTGGATATTGATGAACAGGTTTATCTCGGACAATATCTTCCCCGCAATTTGATGGGGCGTCTGTTGACGTCCATGGAGCCTGAGCAACGCGCACAGGTTCGAGAAGTTATTCGCTACGGCAAACATACCGTTGGCGCAATCATGGACTTCGAAATCATTACCGTGCGCCCTGATATTTCTCTCGCTACCGTGCAGCGTTTCTTGCGCATGCGAGGAACCATTCCGCTCAACACCGACAAACTGTTTGTCACGGACCGCACTAATCGTCTACTAGGCGAGCTGTCTCTCACCACGGTCTTGCTCAATAAACCAGAGGCGCTGGTTGGTGAGGTCATGGACAAAGATCCTGCCACCTTTGATCCCGAAGACAATGACGAAGATGCAGCGCGTACCTTTGAACGTGATGACTTACTCAGCGCAGCCGTTGTCGACGGTAAAGGCAAGCTGATGGGACGCCTCACTATCGAAGATATCGTTGATGTGGTTTATGAAGAAAGCGACACTGATTTGCGCCGTATGGGCGGTTTAAGCGCTGAGGAAGATGTTTTTGCTCCCGTAACAAAAGCGGTCAAAACCCGTTGGGCTTGGTTAGCCATCAACCTCTGTACGGCCTTTGTGGCTTCGCGCGTTATCGGCTTATTTGAACACACTATTTCGCAGCTGGTGGCGCTGGCGGCACTGATGCCGATAGTTGCTGGGATCGGCGGGAATACTGGAAATCAAACCATCACTATGATCGTTCGTGCTCTCGCTTTACAGCACATTCAAGCAGGGAATGTCTCATTCCTATTACTACGCGAACTCGGCGTGGCGCTGATAAATGGCGTGGTCTGGGGTGGCATTATGGGCATTGTCACTTTTTTGCTTTACCACAATGCAGCGATGGGCGGCGTCATGACGCTGGCGATGGTGCTAAATTTGCTGATGGCGGCGCTCATGGGTGTCATTATCCCGATGACGATGATGCGCTTTGGTCGCGACCCTGCCGTTGGCTCCAGCGTGCTGATTACCGCGATCACCGACACCGGTGGATTCTTTATTTTCCTGGGCTTGGCAACTCTATTCTTGCTTTAA
- a CDS encoding EAL domain-containing protein, with product MSQLQHLLHRLNYWWGTPLLFTLVLLPFSLSASPRLVTGDGVVYLLFLPMAVSLSLLMVFSWRVMPALAVVSYGLYIHKIGYLPGALVATALVLSLGISWYGFLKHVGRRWSCGFGRMQTMLPRLFWMVVVLPLIFLMLIQIIVALGIFEPVEKMAASAPFSIRTLIGYQALVLACLAGVPACYYLMRVVLKPRFIRVIVNRCRKELAKGVTAWEIQIWLLLLVAMITVLAIPATDDGSIFYTDYTLTLLLPLMLFGAMRYGYQLSSLVWSASVITLLLNYEGFVQWNNLVHSLALIMSMMVMFTLTIILMAAVNTRQRRLYEKTQRASMIDPVIQLPNLRCLQYDLQQHERSVVCFLRIANLDTLCRTYGMQLKLEYKQRLACMIKKVLAADEDVYQLPSYDLVLRLNNRNASETIKHLNDAMKLFRLLWNGLPLRLHYGIGYCTVRQPLVHIYSVIGELSSMAERSLLTGNAESTHLNAQSLQQGIHSKVAMLHHIQQGLDKDRFMLMAQPIEGFRGDRYHEILLRLHDEDGNIIMPNDFFPVVAEFGLNYDVDFWVLAHALEFINLNRERLPAACFSINLTPSTLARPTLVQDISRLLAQHQVEAYQIILEITESNITQSKELTAKTLSQLRQMGCRIAIDDFGTGFASYDRLKNIEADILKIDGSFVRELIDSPIDQQIVSAMCQIARLKKLSVVAEYVEDEAQKFQLKALGVDYIQGYLLGKPQPLASL from the coding sequence ATGAGCCAATTACAACATCTACTGCATCGTTTGAATTATTGGTGGGGGACTCCCCTGCTTTTTACTCTTGTATTATTACCTTTTAGCCTTTCTGCATCTCCTCGTCTCGTTACGGGGGATGGCGTCGTTTATCTTTTATTCCTACCGATGGCGGTTTCACTTTCGCTATTAATGGTTTTTAGCTGGCGCGTGATGCCAGCATTAGCCGTTGTCTCCTACGGCCTTTATATTCATAAAATAGGTTATTTGCCGGGGGCATTGGTTGCCACCGCTCTAGTGCTTTCTCTGGGTATTAGCTGGTATGGCTTTCTGAAACATGTTGGACGGCGTTGGTCATGTGGCTTTGGCCGAATGCAAACCATGCTGCCGCGGCTGTTTTGGATGGTTGTTGTTTTGCCGCTTATTTTCTTGATGCTGATTCAGATTATTGTTGCTCTGGGTATTTTTGAACCCGTTGAGAAGATGGCCGCATCTGCACCATTTTCTATTAGAACATTGATTGGCTATCAAGCTTTGGTACTTGCTTGTCTCGCTGGTGTGCCTGCGTGTTATTACCTGATGCGTGTTGTGCTTAAACCGCGTTTTATTCGCGTTATTGTGAATCGCTGCCGTAAGGAGCTCGCGAAAGGCGTTACGGCATGGGAGATTCAGATCTGGCTGTTGTTGCTGGTGGCGATGATCACCGTGCTGGCTATTCCTGCCACCGACGATGGCAGTATTTTTTATACTGATTACACGTTAACGCTGTTGCTTCCATTAATGCTCTTTGGCGCTATGCGCTATGGATATCAGCTTTCTAGCTTGGTGTGGTCTGCATCGGTGATCACATTACTCCTCAACTATGAGGGTTTTGTGCAATGGAATAACTTGGTTCATAGCCTTGCATTGATTATGTCGATGATGGTGATGTTCACGCTGACGATTATTTTGATGGCGGCAGTGAATACGCGTCAGCGCCGTCTTTATGAAAAGACCCAGCGCGCATCAATGATCGATCCTGTGATTCAACTACCTAACCTTCGTTGCCTGCAATATGATCTGCAACAGCATGAGCGCTCAGTTGTTTGCTTCCTACGTATTGCGAATCTCGACACGCTTTGCCGCACGTATGGCATGCAGCTTAAGCTCGAATATAAGCAGCGATTAGCCTGCATGATCAAAAAGGTGCTGGCGGCCGACGAAGATGTGTATCAGCTTCCGAGCTACGACCTCGTCTTGCGTCTCAACAATCGAAATGCGTCTGAAACGATTAAACACCTTAATGATGCGATGAAGTTATTCCGTTTGTTGTGGAACGGTTTACCGCTCCGTTTGCACTATGGTATCGGCTATTGCACGGTTCGCCAGCCGCTGGTTCATATCTATAGCGTTATCGGTGAATTGAGTTCTATGGCAGAACGTTCTTTGCTGACGGGGAATGCGGAATCTACTCATCTTAACGCGCAGAGCTTACAGCAGGGCATTCATAGTAAAGTGGCGATGCTGCATCATATTCAGCAAGGACTGGATAAAGACCGGTTTATGTTGATGGCTCAGCCGATTGAAGGGTTTCGTGGTGACCGCTATCACGAAATTTTACTTCGTCTGCACGACGAAGATGGCAATATCATCATGCCCAATGACTTCTTCCCGGTGGTGGCCGAATTTGGCCTGAATTACGATGTCGATTTCTGGGTACTGGCTCATGCGCTGGAATTTATTAATTTGAACCGTGAGCGCCTTCCCGCTGCGTGCTTCTCGATCAATCTTACCCCTTCAACGCTGGCTAGACCTACGTTGGTGCAGGATATTTCCCGTTTGTTGGCTCAACATCAGGTTGAGGCTTACCAGATTATCCTTGAAATAACAGAAAGTAATATTACGCAGTCTAAAGAGCTCACGGCGAAAACGCTGTCGCAGCTTCGTCAGATGGGGTGTCGAATTGCTATCGATGATTTTGGCACTGGTTTTGCCAGTTATGATCGCTTAAAGAATATCGAAGCGGATATCTTAAAAATTGACGGTAGCTTCGTTCGTGAATTGATCGATAGTCCGATCGATCAGCAGATTGTTTCAGCAATGTGCCAGATTGCGCGTCTGAAAAAGCTATCAGTGGTCGCTGAGTACGTTGAAGATGAAGCACAGAAGTTTCAGTTAAAAGCACTGGGTGTTGATTATATTCAGGGTTATCTGCTAGGAAAGCCCCAACCTCTCGCTTCTCTCT
- a CDS encoding diguanylate cyclase domain-containing protein, whose protein sequence is MDVSLDVGDEKKPYFIVTLTVFAGLIYLLACFCITLTQHDTNLASLWFPTAATIAFLFHHRKHQWPFILIAAQLATMAANWTFFPISLFSVQLALINQVQAVVCTLLLSRFLNHKSPINGLYTWLRFVICSVILAPLFSATLAATIVSLHGLAPFNQIFGVWFMSESISVMALTPVGLLYYRGFWRKSLNERTLTESIMIIAIAMVSCFYAMQYLPFPFTFAIIPMLWAAIRLPLLQAFTSFLCVIILLAIMMAYHVVDIRSAYPSVNDVLVYTPLLLVLLPVNSVAVLMHAFRLERDHIEESETRFRNVIEFSAIGTALVGLDGRWIQVNPALCQMLGYPARTLTDMTFQDITHRDDLESDLNQLNALVEGKISSYSMEKRYLHSSGTSIWTLLSVSLIRDPQGEPLYFVSQIKDISEIKNNERYKQQLLDKLHEEKERLHITLTSIGDAVISTDSLMRVTFMNPVAEKMTGWTQEEGLGLPIDNIVHLYDGIDGDSVYPLRTDENSHARRAEDRLILKNLQGAHFDVQSRVSELTAINGNLMGYVLVFQDVSESRELLRKLSYSALHDPLTGLPNRVSFEQALKRALRQAVEEERSHALIFLDLDRFKAVNDSAGHAAGDALLQKISQLMHSNIRTQDMLARLGGDEFAFILIDCEADKAKEIITRIINQINDYIFEWEGKIHRVGASAGMTFINVGNALAVDLMNQADIACYTAKHSGRGKLMSYEPKHKQHINYGKGLLSAEEIDDILTQNRINIQAQGIAPPKTPQSIAFYNLELIPHSSAGINILPELFQESCFQNHRREEVDRWLLHEILVNQAQALKGKGISIAIPIATSSLCTPTFTAHMLEMIQSSPLPSSRLLIRVPESALNDDYAQAQSALNALTELGCRLIVEDFGRNLSVIERLQSVKIEYVMITPTLITNVHCNQMDEVLVSIIHGNAWRHGAQTIAGPADIQASLLTLDSIKIDLAFGNMIQEVKPLPSVLQGGYFGIN, encoded by the coding sequence ATGGATGTCAGTTTAGATGTAGGCGATGAAAAAAAGCCCTATTTTATTGTGACACTTACTGTCTTCGCCGGTCTGATTTACCTGCTTGCCTGCTTCTGCATCACACTCACTCAGCACGACACCAATCTGGCTTCTCTGTGGTTCCCCACGGCGGCGACCATTGCCTTTTTATTCCACCATAGAAAGCATCAATGGCCTTTTATCCTGATCGCGGCTCAGCTAGCGACCATGGCAGCCAACTGGACATTTTTCCCGATCAGTCTTTTTTCGGTTCAGCTAGCCCTGATTAATCAGGTTCAAGCCGTGGTGTGCACCTTGCTGTTGAGCCGCTTCTTGAATCACAAATCGCCGATAAATGGCCTCTACACTTGGCTCCGATTCGTTATTTGCAGCGTGATACTCGCGCCGCTATTTAGCGCAACGTTAGCCGCCACCATTGTTTCGCTGCACGGGCTTGCGCCATTCAACCAGATCTTTGGCGTCTGGTTTATGTCCGAATCAATCAGCGTAATGGCGCTGACGCCGGTGGGCCTTCTTTATTATCGTGGTTTTTGGCGTAAGAGCCTGAATGAGCGAACGCTGACAGAAAGCATCATGATCATAGCGATTGCGATGGTTTCCTGCTTTTACGCCATGCAGTACCTGCCTTTCCCCTTCACTTTCGCCATTATTCCCATGCTTTGGGCCGCGATTCGCTTACCGCTGCTACAGGCTTTCACCAGTTTTTTATGTGTGATTATCCTGCTGGCAATCATGATGGCCTATCACGTCGTCGATATACGTTCGGCCTACCCTTCGGTCAACGATGTTCTGGTTTATACCCCGCTTCTGCTGGTGCTATTGCCGGTCAACTCGGTTGCTGTGTTGATGCATGCATTCCGCTTAGAGCGCGACCACATCGAAGAAAGCGAAACCCGTTTTCGTAACGTGATCGAATTTTCAGCCATCGGTACCGCGTTGGTTGGTCTAGATGGCCGTTGGATCCAAGTAAACCCCGCGCTTTGCCAGATGCTGGGCTACCCAGCTCGCACGCTAACCGATATGACATTTCAAGACATCACACACCGTGACGATTTGGAATCCGATCTGAATCAATTAAACGCGTTAGTTGAAGGGAAAATTAGCAGTTACAGCATGGAAAAACGCTACCTACACAGTTCAGGTACCAGTATTTGGACCCTGCTTAGCGTCTCCTTAATTCGCGACCCACAAGGCGAACCGCTGTATTTCGTCTCGCAAATAAAAGACATCAGCGAAATAAAAAATAACGAAAGATATAAACAACAGCTGTTAGACAAACTGCATGAAGAAAAAGAACGTCTGCATATCACGCTAACGTCGATCGGCGATGCGGTAATCAGCACCGATAGCCTGATGCGGGTAACGTTCATGAACCCCGTCGCGGAAAAGATGACAGGTTGGACGCAGGAGGAAGGACTTGGCTTACCCATCGACAACATCGTGCATTTGTATGACGGCATTGATGGTGACAGCGTTTACCCGCTACGCACCGATGAGAACAGCCACGCCAGACGAGCCGAAGACCGTTTAATCCTCAAAAATTTGCAAGGTGCGCATTTCGATGTGCAAAGCAGGGTTTCAGAGCTCACCGCCATCAACGGTAACTTAATGGGCTATGTACTGGTATTCCAAGATGTCAGCGAATCCAGAGAACTGCTGCGCAAGCTCTCTTATAGCGCATTGCATGACCCACTGACGGGGCTGCCAAACCGAGTTAGCTTTGAACAGGCGCTGAAACGAGCCCTTCGTCAGGCCGTGGAGGAAGAGCGATCCCATGCGCTGATATTCCTCGATCTTGACCGATTTAAAGCAGTGAACGACAGCGCAGGCCATGCCGCTGGCGATGCCCTATTGCAAAAAATCAGCCAGCTCATGCATTCAAATATCCGCACTCAGGACATGTTAGCCCGTCTGGGTGGCGATGAATTTGCCTTTATCCTTATCGATTGCGAAGCAGACAAAGCCAAAGAGATCATTACACGTATCATCAACCAGATAAATGATTACATCTTTGAGTGGGAAGGAAAAATTCATCGCGTGGGCGCTAGTGCGGGCATGACATTTATCAACGTAGGCAACGCACTGGCCGTCGATCTGATGAATCAGGCCGATATTGCGTGTTACACCGCGAAGCACAGCGGACGTGGCAAATTGATGAGCTATGAACCCAAACACAAGCAACACATAAACTATGGCAAAGGGTTGCTTAGCGCTGAAGAAATTGATGATATTTTGACTCAAAACCGCATCAACATTCAGGCTCAGGGAATTGCTCCGCCGAAAACACCTCAGTCGATTGCTTTTTATAATCTCGAACTTATTCCTCATAGCAGCGCGGGCATCAACATTTTACCTGAGCTCTTTCAGGAATCCTGCTTCCAAAACCATCGCCGTGAAGAAGTCGATCGTTGGCTGCTGCATGAAATACTCGTGAACCAAGCGCAAGCATTGAAAGGCAAAGGCATCAGCATAGCTATCCCTATTGCCACCAGCAGCCTGTGCACCCCCACTTTTACCGCTCATATGCTTGAGATGATTCAATCGTCACCGCTTCCGTCTAGTCGACTATTGATTAGGGTGCCTGAAAGCGCCCTCAATGATGATTACGCACAGGCACAGTCGGCGCTCAATGCACTCACGGAGTTGGGCTGTCGCTTGATTGTTGAAGACTTTGGCCGCAACCTCAGCGTGATCGAACGTTTGCAGTCAGTCAAAATCGAATATGTCATGATCACGCCAACGCTTATCACCAACGTACATTGCAACCAAATGGACGAAGTGCTGGTTTCGATCATCCATGGAAATGCATGGCGACACGGCGCACAGACTATCGCAGGACCCGCCGACATCCAGGCCTCCCTGCTGACTCTCGACAGTATCAAAATCGATTTAGCCTTTGGCAATATGATTCAAGAAGTTAAACCGCTTCCGTCCGTTCTACAGGGCGGATATTTCGGCATAAACTAA